A single genomic interval of Mycobacterium sp. DL592 harbors:
- a CDS encoding YaeQ family protein, which yields MALSATVFKVELGVSDVDHGYYADHTLTVARHPSETDERMVVRLLAFGLRAHRLSDVDGDLAFGAGLSTPGVPDLRLADFTGRILEWITVGQPDERVLGKAASQADEVLLFPFAAGVATWWRTVGPKVAGLRNLSVVQIPHEPVQQLAQSVDRRVSAQVMVMESQVTMSVGGVDVTFTPEPLE from the coding sequence GTGGCCCTTTCTGCAACAGTGTTCAAAGTCGAACTTGGCGTCTCCGATGTCGATCACGGTTACTACGCCGATCACACGCTGACCGTGGCCCGTCATCCCAGTGAGACCGACGAGCGGATGGTGGTGCGGTTGTTGGCATTTGGGCTGCGCGCGCACCGGCTCAGTGATGTCGACGGTGATTTGGCGTTCGGGGCGGGCCTATCCACCCCTGGCGTGCCGGACCTGCGACTCGCGGACTTCACGGGCCGGATCCTGGAGTGGATCACCGTTGGCCAGCCTGATGAACGTGTCTTGGGCAAGGCGGCCAGCCAGGCCGACGAGGTGCTGCTGTTCCCGTTCGCAGCCGGCGTGGCCACCTGGTGGCGCACCGTGGGACCTAAAGTGGCGGGGCTGCGGAACCTGTCGGTGGTGCAGATACCGCACGAACCGGTGCAGCAACTGGCCCAGAGTGTCGATCGACGGGTCTCGGCCCAGGTGATGGTGATGGAAAGCCAGGTGACGATGAGCGTGGGTGGTGTCGATGTCACCTTCACGCCCGAGCCCTTGGAGTGA
- a CDS encoding Lrp/AsnC family transcriptional regulator — MDRIDRNILSQLQEDGRISVTDLAAEVGLSLSSCHRRVKDLEQSGAIERYRAVISPKALGLNFEALVFVTMVRTDQETIAAFERDVAANPHIVTAERLFGEPDFTLRVLARDLVAYQDIYDNELGALPGVQRLTSTLVMKRIGADQTVPIL, encoded by the coding sequence ATGGACCGCATTGACCGGAATATTTTGTCACAGCTACAAGAGGATGGCCGGATCAGCGTCACCGATCTGGCTGCAGAGGTGGGACTGAGTCTGTCGTCGTGCCATCGCCGTGTGAAGGATCTGGAGCAGTCCGGCGCCATAGAGAGATACCGTGCGGTCATCTCACCGAAGGCGCTCGGACTCAACTTCGAAGCACTGGTGTTCGTCACGATGGTGCGCACCGACCAAGAGACCATCGCCGCGTTCGAGCGAGACGTCGCGGCCAACCCGCACATCGTCACCGCCGAACGTCTCTTCGGCGAACCAGACTTCACCTTGCGTGTGCTCGCCCGCGACCTCGTCGCCTACCAGGACATCTACGACAATGAGCTCGGGGCGCTGCCGGGCGTCCAGCGCCTCACGTCGACACTGGTGATGAAGCGGATCGGTGCCGATCAAACCGTGCCGATCCTGTGA
- a CDS encoding chitin binding peritrophin-A domain-containing protein has protein sequence MSLFGAGIGSAEPLNCPNGQFWDPITNTCQTPRPADNCAPGEYWNPLSNVCRPLGQL, from the coding sequence ATGTCACTGTTCGGAGCCGGGATCGGTTCGGCAGAGCCCCTAAACTGCCCCAACGGACAGTTCTGGGACCCGATCACCAACACCTGCCAGACGCCGCGTCCGGCGGACAACTGTGCGCCCGGTGAGTACTGGAACCCGTTGTCCAACGTCTGCCGGCCCCTTGGGCAACTCTAG
- a CDS encoding LLM class F420-dependent oxidoreductase has protein sequence MTRPVRVAVQIQPGGTPDYRTWREAVVAADDLGVDVIFGYDHFHRPAMKALVDGKPVLFDEQPDVANFEGWTALASWGEITSHAEIGLLVTGVGYRNADLLADMARTVDHISGGRLILGLGAGWYEKDYTTYGYDFGSFGSRFDLFDESLIRIENRLAALIPPPVRKLPILIGGTGPKRSLPAVARHADIWHAFQDLEAFRRSSDRVDELASTFGRNGADIERSTLWENAASADGFREAGVTLFQTELTADSGYDLTSLKQVLAWRDNG, from the coding sequence ATGACCCGACCCGTCCGTGTCGCTGTGCAGATCCAGCCCGGCGGCACGCCCGATTACCGCACATGGCGCGAGGCCGTAGTGGCCGCCGACGACCTCGGCGTCGACGTGATCTTCGGCTACGACCACTTCCACCGCCCGGCGATGAAAGCCCTCGTCGATGGCAAGCCGGTCCTGTTCGACGAGCAGCCCGACGTCGCCAACTTCGAGGGCTGGACCGCGCTCGCGTCGTGGGGCGAGATCACCTCACACGCCGAGATCGGGCTCCTCGTCACCGGCGTCGGCTACCGCAACGCGGACCTGCTCGCCGACATGGCGCGCACCGTCGACCACATCAGCGGTGGCCGGCTCATCCTCGGCCTCGGCGCTGGATGGTACGAAAAGGATTACACCACTTACGGTTACGACTTCGGCAGCTTCGGCTCTCGCTTCGATCTGTTCGACGAGAGCCTGATCCGCATCGAAAACCGGCTCGCCGCACTGATTCCGCCGCCGGTGCGCAAGCTCCCAATCCTCATCGGAGGCACGGGGCCCAAGCGGTCGCTCCCCGCTGTTGCGCGGCACGCCGACATCTGGCACGCATTCCAGGATCTCGAGGCGTTCCGCCGGTCCAGCGACCGTGTCGACGAGCTTGCATCGACTTTCGGCCGCAACGGTGCCGATATCGAACGCTCGACGCTCTGGGAGAACGCCGCCAGCGCCGATGGTTTCCGCGAGGCAGGAGTGACTTTGTTCCAGACCGAACTCACCGCCGACAGTGGTTACGACCTCACGTCCCTCAAGCAGGTCCTGGCGTGGCGGGACAACGGCTGA
- a CDS encoding PPOX class F420-dependent oxidoreductase, whose protein sequence is MELSDKVIAFLSEGTRTGKLGYVATDGRPLVVPVWFIVDGQQLVFNTGRDTAKGHALQRDPRVVICVDDQTPPFSFVQVQGVAAIGEDPDELLHTATRIGGRYMGADRADEFGRRNAVPGELVVRITPTKVIAAFDVAN, encoded by the coding sequence ATGGAACTCTCTGACAAAGTGATCGCGTTCTTGTCCGAAGGAACTCGCACGGGCAAACTGGGGTATGTCGCGACGGACGGCCGGCCGCTGGTGGTGCCGGTCTGGTTCATCGTCGACGGTCAGCAGCTGGTGTTCAACACCGGTCGGGATACCGCGAAAGGTCATGCACTGCAGCGTGATCCGCGGGTGGTCATCTGTGTCGACGATCAGACTCCGCCGTTCTCGTTCGTTCAGGTTCAGGGCGTGGCGGCTATCGGTGAGGATCCCGACGAGTTGCTCCACACGGCAACCCGGATCGGAGGCCGGTACATGGGCGCCGACCGGGCAGACGAGTTCGGTCGGCGCAACGCGGTGCCCGGCGAGCTCGTCGTCCGGATAACGCCGACGAAGGTGATCGCGGCATTCGATGTCGCGAACTGA
- a CDS encoding oxidoreductase gives MTSPKPVALVTGAKSGLGRFAARALTDAGFQVVGTSRTADSQDLSILELDVTRDESVAAAVDAVIARFGRIDVLVNNAGMGLNGASEENSIAQSQRLFDINVFGVMRMTNAVLPQMRKQGSGRIVNISSIFGLMPAPFMASYSATKFAVEGYSESVDHEVREDNIRVVLVEPGGTRTGFDDNTAEPDNPLPAYENRRRRSNQAVADQVNNGDDPEVVAKAIVAAATDNNPKLRYPAGSARQLSAMRRFVPRVAFDKQLRKSLAVGN, from the coding sequence ATGACTTCACCGAAACCGGTCGCACTCGTCACCGGCGCCAAATCAGGCCTCGGCAGATTCGCCGCCCGTGCCCTGACCGATGCGGGATTTCAGGTGGTGGGCACGAGCCGCACGGCCGACAGCCAGGACCTGTCCATCCTCGAACTCGATGTCACCCGCGACGAATCCGTGGCAGCCGCGGTCGACGCGGTGATTGCGCGGTTCGGGCGTATCGACGTACTGGTCAACAACGCCGGTATGGGCCTCAACGGAGCGAGCGAGGAGAACTCGATCGCCCAGTCGCAGCGGCTCTTCGACATCAACGTCTTCGGCGTCATGAGGATGACGAACGCTGTCCTGCCGCAGATGCGCAAACAGGGCAGCGGACGCATCGTGAACATCTCGTCGATCTTCGGATTGATGCCTGCTCCCTTCATGGCTTCCTACAGCGCGACCAAATTCGCCGTCGAGGGCTATTCCGAATCGGTCGACCACGAAGTTCGCGAGGACAACATCCGCGTCGTTCTTGTCGAACCGGGCGGTACCAGAACCGGATTCGACGACAACACAGCTGAACCCGATAACCCGCTGCCAGCCTACGAGAATCGGCGGCGGCGCTCGAATCAGGCTGTGGCCGATCAAGTCAACAACGGCGACGATCCCGAGGTTGTCGCCAAGGCGATCGTGGCCGCCGCGACGGACAACAATCCGAAATTGCGTTATCCGGCCGGCTCCGCGCGACAGCTGAGCGCCATGCGCCGCTTCGTTCCTCGTGTGGCATTCGACAAGCAACTGCGTAAGTCCCTCGCTGTCGGGAACTGA
- a CDS encoding NlpC/P60 family protein, with protein MAPGLGNADTGGYPFSCSWDSLTSDFAARDELAQSPVATDQWYTTTPAGRYKNGGWGPAASTYPPPVIPQDSGCDPATWKQERVLAVAMRYLNTPDNPLGLQYRHHHIPGWDPPTSTYAGDAEENPDTDAPRSTTAWDAGRGLDCSNFTAWVYNYGLGIKFGGDVHKQFAGSAGPMGSRIPAEWPFQPGDLIYLHPNGNPSVASHVVIYIDDQHVIDSRVDAQNLPGVQIRTRSGWYRDAVLGAWRPIG; from the coding sequence GTGGCCCCTGGGCTCGGCAACGCCGACACCGGCGGCTATCCCTTTTCGTGCAGCTGGGATTCGCTGACATCTGACTTCGCGGCACGCGACGAGCTGGCGCAGTCCCCCGTCGCTACCGACCAGTGGTACACGACAACGCCCGCCGGACGGTACAAGAACGGTGGATGGGGACCGGCGGCGAGCACGTATCCGCCGCCGGTCATCCCCCAGGACTCCGGCTGCGACCCCGCGACGTGGAAGCAGGAGCGGGTCCTCGCGGTCGCGATGCGCTACCTCAACACTCCCGACAACCCGCTGGGCCTGCAGTACCGCCACCACCACATCCCGGGCTGGGATCCACCCACGTCGACGTATGCCGGTGACGCCGAAGAGAATCCGGACACCGACGCGCCACGCAGCACCACCGCATGGGACGCCGGGCGAGGGCTGGACTGCTCGAATTTCACCGCCTGGGTCTACAACTACGGTCTGGGCATCAAGTTCGGCGGCGACGTCCACAAGCAGTTCGCCGGCAGCGCAGGGCCGATGGGCAGCCGCATCCCCGCAGAATGGCCGTTCCAGCCCGGCGATCTGATCTATCTGCATCCCAACGGAAACCCAAGCGTGGCTTCACATGTCGTGATCTACATCGATGATCAACACGTCATCGACAGCCGCGTCGACGCCCAGAACCTCCCCGGAGTCCAGATCCGCACCCGATCAGGCTGGTACCGGGACGCCGTTCTGGGCGCCTGGCGACCCATCGGGTGA
- a CDS encoding helix-turn-helix domain-containing protein, with protein sequence MTSATLVGRLGDRDSWRADDCSMAAALDIVGRRASLLLLREVFYGARRFDEFVRRAQLSEKITATRLRELVDEGVLEKRPYHEPGQRAREEYHLTEKGEELLPVLLALMRWGDRWARSDGGRVGLTHIDCGAPIEVEVRCDKGHPVTAADIQAALRDQAPSAH encoded by the coding sequence ATGACTTCCGCGACACTGGTCGGACGACTCGGCGATCGGGACTCCTGGCGGGCAGATGACTGCTCCATGGCGGCAGCGCTGGACATAGTCGGGCGCCGAGCGAGCCTGCTGTTGCTGCGTGAGGTGTTCTACGGAGCCCGGCGCTTCGACGAATTCGTGCGCCGGGCGCAACTCAGCGAGAAGATCACCGCCACCCGGCTTCGTGAACTCGTCGACGAAGGGGTTCTGGAGAAGCGTCCGTACCACGAACCCGGGCAACGCGCCCGAGAGGAATACCACCTCACCGAGAAGGGGGAGGAACTCCTTCCCGTACTGCTCGCCCTGATGCGATGGGGCGACCGGTGGGCCCGCTCGGATGGCGGCCGCGTAGGCCTGACGCATATCGATTGCGGTGCACCCATCGAAGTCGAGGTACGTTGCGACAAGGGCCATCCGGTGACAGCGGCAGATATCCAGGCTGCCCTGCGGGACCAAGCGCCTTCGGCGCACTAG
- a CDS encoding family 2A encapsulin nanocompartment cargo protein cysteine desulfurase: MATQLFSTGTIPGNDSPPQMVPPAPRGEVPDTTSAASYAQSGVGSQTHLAPAAVTPPPSLAVPAPSSPGPEPIPPGSVPVAPRGSAPDLTSGTSAGHAGSGLVSAFNPFNLGEFTVPDGILPTVPGVLAGAAPTVPVAPRGSVPGFPHEVPGIPDLSFLSAPELTSAPTGDEANYYFTSAAPELAEPVPQIPDKHEIFDVHAIRADFPILHETVNGKPLIWFDNAATTQKPQAVIDRLAYFYAHENSNIHRAAHELAARATDAYEEARDTVRRFIGAPKSEQIIFVRGTTEAINLVAKAWGGKHLKPGDEIVITNLEHHANIVPWQMIAQQTGAILKVAPVDDAGNLLLSEFEDLLGPRTKLVSATQVSNALGTVTPVEKIVELGHRYGARVLIDAAQSVPHIPIDVSETGADFLVFSGHKIFGPTGIGVLYGTEEALAETPPWQGGGNMIADVTIERSIYQGLPNKFEAGTGNIADAVGLGEALRYVEKIGIDRIAAYEHALLEYATPRLAAIPGVRLIGTADEKASVLSFVLAGHDPIEIGKALNTEGIAVRAGHHCAQPILRRMGVETTVRPSFAFYNTYDEIDIFIDAVRRIAEGAVNVG, translated from the coding sequence ATGGCAACACAATTGTTCTCCACCGGAACGATTCCCGGAAACGACAGTCCGCCCCAGATGGTGCCGCCGGCACCCCGCGGTGAAGTCCCCGACACCACGTCGGCTGCCAGTTATGCGCAGTCCGGTGTGGGGTCGCAGACCCACCTCGCGCCGGCCGCCGTCACACCGCCGCCGTCGCTTGCGGTTCCGGCCCCGAGTTCACCTGGGCCGGAACCAATTCCGCCGGGATCGGTACCGGTGGCACCGCGGGGGAGCGCTCCCGATCTGACTTCGGGAACGTCGGCCGGGCATGCCGGCAGCGGGCTGGTTAGCGCCTTCAATCCGTTCAACCTGGGCGAGTTCACGGTTCCCGACGGCATCCTGCCGACGGTGCCGGGGGTGCTGGCGGGTGCGGCGCCCACCGTGCCGGTCGCTCCGCGCGGGTCGGTGCCGGGCTTTCCCCACGAAGTTCCGGGGATTCCGGACCTCAGTTTCCTGTCGGCACCCGAATTGACTTCGGCGCCAACCGGAGACGAGGCGAACTACTACTTCACCTCGGCAGCTCCCGAGTTAGCCGAGCCGGTGCCGCAGATTCCGGACAAGCACGAGATCTTCGACGTCCACGCCATCCGCGCGGACTTCCCGATCCTGCACGAAACAGTCAACGGCAAACCACTGATCTGGTTCGACAACGCCGCCACCACCCAAAAACCCCAAGCCGTCATCGACCGCCTGGCCTACTTCTACGCCCACGAGAATTCCAACATCCACCGCGCCGCTCACGAGTTGGCCGCACGCGCCACCGACGCCTACGAAGAGGCCCGGGATACGGTGCGCCGCTTCATCGGAGCTCCGAAATCTGAGCAGATCATCTTCGTGCGCGGTACCACCGAAGCCATCAACCTGGTGGCCAAGGCCTGGGGCGGCAAGCACCTCAAGCCGGGTGACGAGATCGTGATCACCAATCTGGAGCACCACGCCAATATCGTTCCCTGGCAGATGATCGCCCAGCAGACCGGCGCGATCCTGAAGGTCGCCCCCGTCGACGATGCCGGCAACCTGCTGCTCAGCGAGTTCGAAGACCTGCTCGGTCCCCGCACCAAGCTGGTCTCGGCCACCCAGGTCTCCAACGCCCTGGGCACCGTCACCCCGGTGGAGAAGATCGTCGAACTCGGCCACCGCTACGGCGCCCGCGTCCTCATCGACGCCGCCCAATCAGTGCCGCACATCCCGATCGACGTGTCCGAGACCGGCGCGGACTTCCTGGTGTTCTCCGGCCACAAGATTTTCGGCCCCACCGGCATCGGGGTGCTCTACGGCACCGAAGAAGCACTCGCCGAAACCCCGCCATGGCAGGGTGGGGGCAACATGATCGCCGACGTCACCATCGAACGCTCGATCTACCAGGGCCTACCCAACAAGTTCGAAGCCGGCACCGGCAACATCGCCGACGCCGTCGGACTCGGCGAAGCCCTACGCTACGTCGAAAAAATCGGCATCGACCGCATCGCCGCCTACGAACACGCCCTACTCGAATACGCCACCCCACGACTGGCCGCCATCCCCGGCGTGCGGCTGATCGGCACGGCCGACGAGAAGGCCAGCGTGCTGTCCTTCGTACTCGCCGGCCACGACCCGATCGAAATCGGCAAAGCCCTCAACACCGAAGGCATCGCCGTACGCGCCGGACACCACTGCGCCCAACCCATCCTGCGCCGCATGGGAGTCGAAACCACCGTCCGACCCTCCTTCGCCTTCTACAACACCTACGACGAAATCGACATCTTCATCGACGCCGTACGCAGAATCGCCGAGGGCGCAGTCAACGTCGGCTGA
- the car gene encoding carboxylic acid reductase, whose amino-acid sequence MTTETPAKPTVESAHGSPDRVALLLEHDPQFRASLPRQDVIDAARQPGLRLSEVLQTLVEGYDDRPALGSRSATTVADEVTGRRVTQLLPSFDTMSYRELWSRVRAVAGAWHHDPQTPIVAGDFVATIGFASADYLTLDLVCGYLGLVAVPLQHNTSATRLAPILEETTPRVLAVSAAYLDLAVEVAADAPWLSRLVVFDFRPDDDDHQDRLRRARHQFADAHRDVVIETLPDLIARGAELPEAPLFTDGPDDRLAMILYTSGSTGAPKGAMWTERMVATLWTIPLKQPDAVVINLNFMPLNHMGGRLPLSAAFQAGGTSYFVAEPDLSTLFEDWALVRPTDLGLVPRVVDMLYQHYRQIVDRLTVEGRDLDAAEQVAMTEVRDQLLGGRVVSGFVSTAPLAAEMRSFLQSCLQVNVVDAYGLTEIGAVTTDGNVVRPLVIDYKLVDVPELGYFATDKPHPRGELLVKSAAAMPGYYKRPEITAEVFDADGYYRTGDIVAELAPDRLAYVDRRNNVIKLSQGEFVAVAKLEAEFARTPLIRQIYLYGNSERSALVAVVVPTDDALTRHGEVSDDLKAAIRGEISRTASDVDLQPYEIPVDFLVETVPFSAANGLLSGVGKLLRPKLKERYGAALERLYEELETARADEVRALRDNAARQPVVDTVIQAAAALLGIASMTVARDDHFIDLGGDSLLALTFSNLLQELFGVETPVGLLTGPTTTLADIADHLEKEREDGPFGPTPDSVHGPHATTIRATDLTLDRFLPQDLLAHARTLPPPTEHAPATVLLTGANGYLGRFLALEWLQRLADTGGTLICLLRGADDDSARARLAQIFDDGDPALSTHFRALANEHLEVIAGDISKPQFGLTPQVWDALATRVDLIVHPAALVNHVLPYRQLFGPNVVGTAEIIRLALSGRLKPVNYLSTVSVAMTVDAEVFSEDGDIREISAERPVDDSYANGYGNSKWAGEVLLREAHDLCGLPVSVFRSGMILADRRYAGQLNVPDMFTRLIYSLLVTGLAPGSFYQRSSGGGRSRAHYDGLPVDFIAESITTLGSGERRGFRSYDVMNPHDDGVSLDVFVDWLIEAGHRIDLVDDYGEWFLRFETALRALPEEQRQLSVLPLLSAYHRPDAPVLGSLAPADVFRDAVQANAIGADADIPHLSRQLIDKYVSDLRGLGLLPA is encoded by the coding sequence TTGACCACTGAGACTCCGGCGAAACCGACCGTCGAATCGGCGCACGGCTCCCCCGACCGCGTGGCGCTATTGCTCGAGCATGACCCCCAGTTCCGGGCATCCCTGCCGCGCCAGGACGTCATCGACGCGGCCCGGCAGCCGGGTCTGCGCCTGTCTGAGGTGCTACAGACGCTGGTCGAGGGGTATGACGACCGCCCAGCCCTCGGCAGTAGATCGGCGACCACCGTTGCCGACGAGGTCACCGGTCGTCGCGTGACGCAACTCCTGCCGTCCTTCGACACGATGTCCTACCGCGAACTCTGGTCGCGGGTGCGGGCCGTGGCCGGTGCGTGGCACCACGACCCGCAGACTCCCATCGTGGCCGGCGACTTCGTCGCAACGATCGGATTCGCCAGCGCCGACTACCTCACCCTCGACCTGGTGTGCGGCTACCTCGGACTGGTCGCAGTTCCGCTGCAGCACAACACTTCTGCTACCCGGCTGGCGCCTATACTCGAGGAGACCACCCCGCGTGTCCTGGCGGTCAGCGCCGCCTATCTCGATCTTGCGGTCGAGGTGGCAGCGGACGCGCCGTGGCTGTCGCGTCTGGTCGTATTCGACTTCCGGCCCGACGATGACGACCATCAGGATCGCCTCCGCCGGGCCCGCCACCAATTCGCCGATGCGCACAGAGACGTCGTCATCGAGACACTCCCCGACCTCATCGCGCGCGGCGCCGAGCTGCCGGAAGCTCCGTTGTTCACCGACGGGCCCGACGACCGGCTGGCGATGATCCTGTACACCTCGGGAAGCACCGGCGCACCCAAAGGTGCGATGTGGACCGAGCGGATGGTCGCCACACTGTGGACCATTCCGCTCAAGCAGCCCGACGCGGTGGTCATCAACCTCAACTTCATGCCGCTCAACCACATGGGCGGACGGCTCCCGCTGTCTGCGGCCTTCCAGGCCGGCGGCACAAGCTATTTCGTTGCCGAGCCGGACCTGTCGACGCTGTTCGAGGACTGGGCGCTGGTGCGTCCCACCGACCTGGGTCTTGTTCCGCGTGTGGTCGACATGCTCTACCAGCATTACCGGCAGATCGTGGACCGCCTGACGGTCGAGGGTCGCGACCTCGACGCCGCCGAGCAGGTGGCGATGACCGAGGTTCGCGACCAGTTGCTGGGCGGGCGGGTCGTCTCCGGCTTCGTCAGCACCGCACCGCTCGCCGCCGAGATGCGGTCCTTCCTGCAGTCCTGCCTGCAGGTGAACGTTGTCGACGCCTACGGCCTGACTGAAATCGGTGCGGTCACCACCGACGGCAACGTGGTTCGGCCACTTGTCATCGACTACAAACTCGTCGACGTCCCCGAGCTCGGCTATTTCGCTACTGACAAGCCGCACCCTCGCGGGGAGCTCCTGGTCAAGAGTGCGGCCGCGATGCCCGGCTACTACAAACGCCCGGAGATCACGGCCGAGGTCTTCGACGCCGACGGCTACTACCGCACAGGCGACATCGTCGCCGAACTGGCGCCGGACCGGCTGGCGTACGTGGACCGACGCAACAATGTCATCAAGCTCTCGCAGGGCGAGTTCGTCGCGGTGGCCAAGCTCGAGGCGGAATTCGCACGGACGCCGCTGATCCGGCAGATCTACCTCTACGGCAACAGTGAACGGTCCGCTCTCGTCGCGGTCGTCGTGCCGACCGACGATGCCTTGACGCGGCATGGCGAAGTGAGCGATGACCTGAAGGCGGCGATCCGCGGCGAAATCTCCCGCACGGCCAGCGATGTTGATCTGCAGCCCTATGAGATCCCCGTCGACTTCCTCGTCGAAACGGTGCCGTTCAGTGCCGCCAACGGGCTGCTGTCGGGGGTGGGCAAGCTGCTGCGCCCGAAACTGAAGGAACGCTACGGTGCTGCCCTCGAACGCCTCTACGAGGAGCTCGAGACGGCCCGCGCCGATGAAGTCCGTGCCTTGCGTGACAATGCTGCCCGTCAACCGGTCGTCGATACCGTCATCCAAGCGGCGGCCGCGCTGCTCGGCATCGCGTCTATGACCGTCGCGCGCGACGATCATTTCATTGACCTTGGCGGGGATTCGCTTCTTGCGCTGACATTTTCCAACCTCCTTCAGGAGCTCTTCGGCGTCGAAACCCCGGTGGGGTTGCTGACCGGCCCGACGACCACCCTTGCCGACATTGCAGATCATCTCGAAAAGGAAAGGGAGGACGGGCCTTTCGGTCCGACGCCGGACAGCGTGCACGGACCGCACGCCACCACCATTCGCGCCACAGACCTGACGCTGGACAGGTTCCTCCCACAGGATCTCCTCGCCCATGCCCGGACGCTGCCGCCACCGACGGAGCATGCGCCCGCCACCGTGTTGCTGACCGGTGCCAACGGTTATCTGGGAAGGTTCCTCGCGTTGGAGTGGCTGCAGCGGCTCGCCGACACCGGCGGAACGCTGATCTGCCTGCTGCGGGGTGCCGACGACGACTCGGCACGGGCACGGTTGGCGCAGATCTTCGATGACGGCGATCCGGCACTGAGCACCCACTTCCGTGCGTTGGCCAACGAGCACCTCGAGGTCATCGCCGGCGACATCAGCAAGCCACAGTTCGGTTTGACCCCGCAGGTGTGGGACGCCTTGGCGACACGTGTCGACCTGATCGTGCATCCGGCAGCCCTGGTCAATCATGTTCTGCCGTATCGCCAGTTGTTCGGTCCGAACGTCGTGGGAACCGCTGAGATCATCCGGCTTGCGCTCAGCGGCCGGCTGAAACCGGTCAACTATCTGTCGACCGTCTCGGTTGCCATGACCGTGGATGCAGAGGTCTTCTCCGAGGACGGTGACATCCGCGAGATCAGCGCAGAGCGCCCGGTCGACGACTCCTACGCCAACGGCTACGGCAACAGCAAGTGGGCCGGCGAAGTTCTCCTGCGGGAGGCGCACGACCTGTGCGGTCTCCCGGTCTCGGTGTTCCGCTCCGGCATGATCCTCGCCGACCGGCGGTATGCCGGGCAGCTGAACGTCCCTGACATGTTCACCCGCCTGATCTACAGCCTGTTGGTCACGGGTCTGGCGCCGGGCTCGTTCTATCAGAGGTCATCTGGGGGCGGACGGTCACGTGCGCACTACGACGGACTGCCCGTCGATTTCATCGCCGAGTCGATCACGACACTGGGCTCCGGTGAACGACGCGGCTTCCGTTCCTACGACGTGATGAACCCACACGACGACGGCGTCTCACTCGACGTCTTCGTCGACTGGCTCATCGAAGCGGGTCATCGGATCGATCTCGTCGATGACTACGGAGAGTGGTTCCTCCGCTTCGAGACCGCTCTGCGTGCGCTGCCCGAAGAGCAGCGCCAACTCTCGGTACTCCCCCTGTTGTCCGCTTACCACCGTCCGGACGCACCGGTGCTCGGCTCGCTGGCTCCCGCGGACGTCTTCCGGGACGCCGTGCAAGCGAACGCCATCGGCGCCGACGCCGACATCCCCCACCTGTCCCGGCAGTTGATCGACAAGTACGTCAGCGACCTCCGGGGACTCGGACTTCTGCCCGCCTGA